The region GAAGTGTAGAAGTGCTAGTACAGAAAGCAAAAGGAGTTGAGAATATACTACTTGTAAAAGCGGCTAAAGAGCATTTTTTACAGACCAATCTGACAGTTGTAACTTCTGACGGGAAATTGTACGTTTTTGTACTGAATTATGACGATTCCTGCCCTGACTTAAATTTTAAGGCTGAAAATGCAGTGGCTGCAAGCAGGGATGTGCTGTTTTCTTTAGAAAACGAAAATCAGAAAAGAATTGAACAGTGTGCTTTGGCTGCATATTCCAAAAAGAAAAAAATCAGTGGTCTAAAAAAATCAAAGTATCAGATCAGACTAGAGGTGAACGGCATTTTTATCCAGCAGAATGTTTTGTATCTGCGTGTTGTTTTTGAAAACAAATCAAAGATTAACTACGATATTGATCAGTTTCGTTTTTTTATCAGGGATAAGAGAAAATCAAAACGAACTGCCTCACAGGAAATTGAATTGGAGCCTTTGTATGCAACTTCATCGTCTTCTGTAATTCCTTATAAATCTGAAATAATAAAAGTTTATGCGCTGGAGAAATTTACTATACCTGAGAATAAGTATCTGACGCTTCAGATGATTGAAAAAAATGGCGGAAGACATTTGGAAGTGGATATTAATAATAATCTGACTGATAAGGTACTTCCGATTATAGAATTCAGTATTGACACTTTTTAAGTTTTAAAATAATTCTATGATAATCAATCTTGCTGATACTGAAATGATGCTGTCGTTTGCCGAGGAAATGGCATATAACGGCCATCGGTTTGCTGCCTTTAATACAGAAGAGGTAACTGATACCTACACAATTGAGTTTTTTAGAAATCATTTGGATGCGAAGGAGTACTGTCTGGTTATGACCAATGATGCGAATTATTTTCAGAGCCTGCCGATTGAATCAGTTATTGACGACTTGCGAGCAGTTTTGAATAGCGGGGCAGATACTTCCGAAAATGAAGCAATAGAACTTACTGGATTTGCCAAAAGGGAAATAGATAGGAGTGAAATTTTAGAAAATAATTTAAATGAAAACGCAATGAATGAGAAAAATTTAGAATACCTGAAAGACCAGTTAAAATATACTGGATTTGGAGAAACGTTCGATGCTGAACTGCGAGAGAACATAATGAAGGGAGATAAGGATTTTAAAATTATGCACACCGGCATTATGAACAATGGTCTGCCAAATAAGGATACCTTAACTGTAGAATTAAATTTCAAAAGGTCTGAGCAGACAGATATGTACTTTTTTAATTCCTATCATGTCAATCTTCAGAAAGAAGAAAACAAACCTGGTCTGGAACAGACCTTCTACATCAACAAAGACAGCGCCAGCATTACAATGAAAGAGGCTTATAATTTGATGGAAGGCAGATCTGTCAATAAAGATCTTAAAAACAAAGAAGGGGAGAGCTATAATTGCTGGCTGAAAATCGACTTTAAACAATCTGACAATGGTAATTTTAAGCTGAACCAATACCATCAGAATTATGGGTATGATTTGGAAGCAAGTCTGGCAAAACATTCAATCAAGGAACTGAATACTCCGAAGTATAAAGAAGACCTTTTGAATTCGCTAAAGAAAGGAAACCTTCAGTCGGCGACTTTTGTTGTCGGCGGTACTGAAAGTAAAATGTTTGTGGAGGCAAATCCCCAGTTCAAGACTGTTAATGTTTACGATGAAAATTTACAAAGAATTAATCATCGAGAGAGCAAGGAAGAAAAAAAGGCTGAATCTCAAAAAGAATCAGTATCTAAAGATCAAAAACAAAATCCAGATTCAGATGAAGGTGATGCTGGGAGGAAAGATAATAAATTAAAGAAAAGAAGATCGCCTTCACTTTAAAATTATGGAAACTTTAAAGCCTCTATCGGATTTTTTCACCGCAATAGAGAATGATTACCGGATTAGTCCAATGCATATTGCCATTTATGCAGCTCTATTACAATTTAGATCCGTTAAGGGCTTTATTAACCCAATTTTTGTATTCAGCGCGGAGATTATTGTTATTGCTAAAGTTTCTTCAGCAAATACGTATCATAAATGTGTCCAGGAACTTCATCAGTACGGATATATAAAGTATAGACCATCTTTTAAAAAAAATCGTGGAAGTGAAGTATATTTTTTGTTTTCAGCTGATGCGGACATCTAAAGATTCTGCAATTAATAATTTTATGAAATTGTGCTATGAATGAAATTGTAACCAAGGAAGATCTGAGACAGTTTGGTCTTCTTCTAGTAGATAAAATACAGGCTTTATTTAAGGATAAGGATTCAGGATGGACAGAAACTTTGGAACCTGAATGGCTTAAAAGCAAGGCAGTGAGAAAACTGCTTGATATTTCAGCAGGTTCAGTTCAGAATCTTAGAACAAGCCAAAAAGTCCGTTTCAAAAAAGTTCTTGGCTCGTACTACTACAATAAAGAAGATCTGCTAAAACTTTTCAAAGATGAGTCACATTAATAATGTAACGGAATACCCAGTTATAGATTGCTTATCTATTTATATGGATGATCCGCAGCTCAACGTTTGGCATTTGGCTATTTTAACAGCAATTCTAACTTTGGGATATAGGCAGGGAGAGAGGCAGAGGATAAAAGTAAGCCGCAGTAAGATTATGACATTATCACATATAAACACATTGCCCACTTATCATAAATATTTCAAACAGCTTCAGGATTTGGGTTATATTAAGTATATGCCTTCTTATCATCCGGGTTATAGAAGTGAAGTTGAATTATATCAAGAGAGGTTATCTCATAATTGAGATAACCTCTTTCTTTTTGTATCAAATTATTTTGGAGATTGTAATCTAAGAGGTTGGTATCTTATATTTCTCTTTAATTAATTCTAATTCATTCTCAAGTCTGATCAGTGCCGTCAAATCTTCCTGTGACATTTCAATTTTTTCAAGGTTCAGTTTTTTATTCAGCAGTGTCATTTCGCGTCCTATGGTAGCTTGTTCTGTGATAGCGTAAGATTCAGTCTGTTTGACTGATGAATGTCCGAGCATTTCCTTTACTACATTAATGGGAACGTTATTGTTCAATGTTACAGTACTTCCAAATGTTCTGCGTGCCATATGTGTGTTAAGGGTGAAAGGAAAACCGCATAATGCCGCAATTTCCTTTAGGTATTCATTCATTTTCTGATTAGAAGAAACCGGTAGTACAGTTCCGCGTTTATTGCAAACCGGATGATCTTTGTATTTTTCAAGAATTTCGATCGCCTTTGGAAGAAGCGGGATTCTTGCTGTAGAATTTGTCTTCTGCCTCTCAGATAGAATCCACTGATTTCCGTCAACGCCATCTTTTATGTCAGCTTTCCGGAGCTGAAATGCATCAATATAAGCAAGTCCTGTGTAGCACTGGAAAACAAAAATATCGCGCACGGTATTAAGCCGGTCAGTCGAAAATTCGCGTCTTTCCAGTTCAGCCAATTCTTTTGCAGATATAGGCTTCTTTACAATTTTAGTTTTCTTTCCTTTAAAATTCTTAAATGGATCTTTAATAATAATTTCTTTATCGATGGCTCGTATTACAATTTTCTTGAAGTTGGAAATGTATTTAAGCGTTGTATTATTTGCGCATTTTCTTACGGTGCGAAGATAGAACTCAAGGTCTTTTATGAATTCAAAATTTAAATCAGCAAATTCAAAATCATTCGTATTGTATTTGAATTTTATGAAAGCCGTTACATGATTTTTAGTGATATTGAATCTCTCCAGAGTAGCTTCAGTATATCCATTGCCAATCAGGGCTTTCATTTCATCATTGTGTTTTTGAAATTCTTCGAGCACCCTTGCTCTGGGCGTTATTCTTCCCATGACATGATCCATAATCTTTTGGGAAGTTATGGGTTTTCCGGTGTACATAATTTGGGATTTGATTTCATGGATTTTCGCAGTGAGTGAATCCAGAAAAAAGTTTAGCGATTTTGCATCTTCTTTTGTGCCTGTTGCTCTCTCGGTTTTCTGGTTCCAGCGCTCGCTGTCCCATTTCCGTCTTGTGGATGCTTCTTTCGGGATTCCGTCAACGGTTATCCTGAAATAAACAATTCTAATGTTACTCTCATTGCGGGATGCTTTCAAAAAGAATATCAACCCAAAGCTGTTCTCTAGCATAATTCAACTTATTAGATTAGTAAATGTAGAATTATAACCTCATTTAAACAAGATGTAAACGTGCTTAACCCCTTTGGTATCGAGGCTTAAGGTGAAATTTTGTGGCACATTTTCGAAATTTCCGAGTGTGCCACGAATGTGCCACAAAGTTTTTGTTCGATTTTATAAATATTGAAAAGTGGTATAAAAGAAAAAACCCTGCAAATCATTTGATTTGCAGGGTTTACCGCTCTTTTTGGCCTTTTTTATAAACTTTGAAAAGTCTCTTTTTTAAGCCTCCGCGGAGAAAGAGGGATTCGAACCCCCGGACCTGTTACAGTCAACAGTTTTCAAGACTGCCGCATTCGACCGCTCTGCCATTTCTCCAGTATGTTGCTCTCATTGCCTGATTGCGGGTGCAAATATAAGACGGTTTTTTGGTTCTCAAAACTTTTTTCGAACTTTTTTTTAAAGTTTTTTAAGATAATTTTCAAGTGTCTAATTATCAGTATTTCCGGAAATGAGTTTTTTTGAGAAATTAATCCAAATCGTCTAAAATTGGCGTTGGTTTTTTATTTTCATCAACAGCAACAAACGAAAAAGTTCCTGAAACTACTGTTTCGCGAAGTTCCGAATACATCTGTTCCATAAAAATATCAACGTGAATTTTACAGCTGGTTCTTCCAACGCTGTCAACTTTTGCAACTAATTCGATTAAAGTTCCGGCCGGAATCGCTTTTTTAAAATCAATTTGACCTGTTGAAATTGTAACTACTTTTTTGCGACTGAAACGTGTTGCACAAATAAATGCAACTTCGTCCATTAAATGAAGAGCAGTTCCTCCAAATAAAGTG is a window of Flavobacterium crocinum DNA encoding:
- the traN gene encoding conjugative transposon protein TraN gives rise to the protein MKRANYLFLISVLLVCVSVNPQSNARETVFYQDQYKNLQVGFSKTTSIIFPYTIKSIDKGSVEVLVQKAKGVENILLVKAAKEHFLQTNLTVVTSDGKLYVFVLNYDDSCPDLNFKAENAVAASRDVLFSLENENQKRIEQCALAAYSKKKKISGLKKSKYQIRLEVNGIFIQQNVLYLRVVFENKSKINYDIDQFRFFIRDKRKSKRTASQEIELEPLYATSSSSVIPYKSEIIKVYALEKFTIPENKYLTLQMIEKNGGRHLEVDINNNLTDKVLPIIEFSIDTF
- a CDS encoding helix-turn-helix domain-containing protein; translation: MNEIVTKEDLRQFGLLLVDKIQALFKDKDSGWTETLEPEWLKSKAVRKLLDISAGSVQNLRTSQKVRFKKVLGSYYYNKEDLLKLFKDESH
- a CDS encoding site-specific integrase; this encodes MLENSFGLIFFLKASRNESNIRIVYFRITVDGIPKEASTRRKWDSERWNQKTERATGTKEDAKSLNFFLDSLTAKIHEIKSQIMYTGKPITSQKIMDHVMGRITPRARVLEEFQKHNDEMKALIGNGYTEATLERFNITKNHVTAFIKFKYNTNDFEFADLNFEFIKDLEFYLRTVRKCANNTTLKYISNFKKIVIRAIDKEIIIKDPFKNFKGKKTKIVKKPISAKELAELERREFSTDRLNTVRDIFVFQCYTGLAYIDAFQLRKADIKDGVDGNQWILSERQKTNSTARIPLLPKAIEILEKYKDHPVCNKRGTVLPVSSNQKMNEYLKEIAALCGFPFTLNTHMARRTFGSTVTLNNNVPINVVKEMLGHSSVKQTESYAITEQATIGREMTLLNKKLNLEKIEMSQEDLTALIRLENELELIKEKYKIPTS
- a CDS encoding acyl-CoA thioesterase, which gives rise to MGTVEERILKSETRIFKAVFPSTTNHYDTLFGGTALHLMDEVAFICATRFSRKKVVTISTGQIDFKKAIPAGTLIELVAKVDSVGRTSCKIHVDIFMEQMYSELRETVVSGTFSFVAVDENKKPTPILDDLD